Proteins from one Mucilaginibacter jinjuensis genomic window:
- a CDS encoding MFS transporter — protein MEQLTLSKSQLIRSRVKGVVGGSIGNLVEWYDWYAYSVFALYFGAAFFPKDSETAQLLNTAGIFAIGFLMRPIGGWIMGTYADRRGRKAALTLSVLLMSAGSLMIMLVPGYKNIGIAAPIILVLARMLQGLSIGGEYGTAATYLSEIAPKKHRGFYSSFQYVTSCLGQLIALSILLVLQRFLLTKEQLGDWGWRIPFGLGAILSVSAIYLRRSLAETDSFKNEKVATSRKGSFKELMKYKKEVLLIIGFTIGTTVAFYTFTTYIQKFLVNTAKFSKNDSTTITMIALFIFMIAHPIAGVISDRVGRKKIMIIYGVVSMLTTYPIMIGLGKTHDLWTAVLLITLALVILSLCTSISAIIKAELFPANVRSLGVSFPYALAVAIFGGTAEYVALGFKQAGHANYFFWYITACSVVSLIVSFNLPDMDRHSKMDEDLK, from the coding sequence ATGGAGCAATTAACCCTCAGCAAGTCACAATTAATCAGGTCGCGTGTAAAAGGCGTGGTAGGCGGTTCGATAGGTAATTTGGTGGAGTGGTACGATTGGTATGCCTACTCTGTATTTGCACTGTATTTCGGCGCTGCATTTTTCCCCAAGGATAGCGAGACTGCCCAGTTGCTTAATACCGCAGGCATATTTGCCATTGGCTTTTTAATGCGCCCCATAGGCGGCTGGATAATGGGTACTTATGCCGACAGGAGAGGGCGTAAAGCTGCACTAACTCTCTCTGTGCTGTTAATGAGCGCCGGTTCATTAATGATTATGCTGGTGCCGGGTTATAAAAACATCGGTATTGCTGCACCTATTATATTGGTTTTAGCACGTATGCTGCAAGGCTTAAGTATTGGGGGAGAGTATGGTACTGCCGCCACTTACCTCAGCGAAATTGCCCCTAAAAAACACCGTGGGTTTTATTCGAGTTTTCAATATGTAACTTCTTGTTTAGGTCAGCTTATAGCTTTAAGTATTTTGCTGGTATTGCAGCGTTTTTTGTTAACCAAAGAACAATTGGGCGATTGGGGCTGGCGAATTCCATTTGGACTGGGTGCTATACTATCAGTTTCAGCTATTTATTTGCGCCGCAGTTTGGCCGAGACAGATTCATTTAAAAATGAAAAGGTAGCAACATCGCGCAAGGGTTCGTTTAAAGAATTAATGAAATATAAGAAGGAGGTGCTGCTTATCATCGGTTTTACTATTGGTACCACGGTAGCATTTTATACGTTTACCACTTACATTCAAAAGTTCCTGGTTAATACGGCTAAATTCTCGAAGAACGATTCGACCACAATTACCATGATTGCCCTGTTCATTTTTATGATAGCGCACCCCATTGCAGGTGTAATAAGCGATAGGGTAGGCCGCAAAAAAATTATGATCATCTACGGCGTAGTAAGCATGCTGACTACCTATCCAATTATGATCGGCCTTGGTAAAACGCACGATTTATGGACGGCTGTATTGCTCATCACCCTTGCTTTGGTGATATTAAGTTTATGTACCTCAATTTCGGCTATTATTAAGGCGGAGTTGTTTCCGGCCAATGTGCGCTCGTTGGGTGTAAGCTTCCCGTACGCGCTGGCTGTAGCCATATTTGGTGGCACGGCCGAGTATGTTGCGCTGGGCTTTAAGCAGGCAGGGCATGCCAATTATTTCTTCTGGTATATCACAGCATGTTCGGTGGTTTCGCTTATTGTGAGCTTTAATTTACCCGATATGGACAGGCACTCTAAAATGGACGAGGATTTAAAATGA
- a CDS encoding ABC transporter permease, with product MFRNLFKTAWRNIFNNKFYTFINIAGLTIGLVIGLFILLWVQDELSFDRFNKQADNIYKIGIVGGTGPTRQIFNNIIAPVVPFAKNEIPDVKDGFRINNAGETPIKYKDQVFLEKQLAFTDPAFFSMLDFHLIDGNAKKPFPDNNSVVITQSTAKKYFGNAEPVGKVITIDKFSFTVTGIIKDGPTNSSFNYKLLAPIGFYNHIVYVAHTTAYNDVRVPSMDADWGQFNFETYLLLKPGADIHLLEKNLQRIHERQKPDDAPVPYLAQPLLQMHLYKADGTDNGISTVRIFALVALLILIVASINYVNLSTARSILRAKEVSMRKIIGASKMQLFMQFIVETTLLFMMASILAITIMYLLLPAFNDFSGKQLTLNISNYHIWECIGTALIATLAASSIYPALLLSSFEPLKALKGKITASISNVGFRRVLVIVQFTVSIVLIIGTLIIGNQLKYIRNKNLGYDKENTLSFNIREDMVKHYDAIRADLLKQPGVLAVARSGNNIVHYDSWTGDNDWEGKPVNSNLLFHPVVTDQNFIPFFKMKIASGRNFSGLAADSMNYIINEAAAKAMGLKDPVGKQMRVWKNKGTIIGVVKDFHFNSLRQKIEPLVMLYDPKQAWRVYIKTTGKDASNAIIAAQKIWKKYNTQQVPISYAFLDDDYNKLYNTEQHTASLFNLFSAITITLSCLGLFGLATYTAQVKTREIGIRKVFGASIVRIVALLATEFMLLVVIALFIAVPVSWYAMNKWLLDFAYRTNIQWWLFAVAGVGAIAIAFITISVQSIKAALANPTKSLRNE from the coding sequence ATGTTCAGAAACCTATTTAAAACCGCCTGGCGTAATATTTTCAATAATAAATTTTACACCTTCATCAATATAGCGGGGCTTACTATTGGCCTTGTAATTGGCCTGTTCATTTTACTTTGGGTACAGGACGAATTAAGTTTCGACCGCTTCAATAAGCAGGCCGATAACATTTATAAAATAGGTATAGTTGGCGGTACCGGCCCTACAAGGCAAATCTTCAACAACATTATTGCCCCGGTAGTACCATTTGCCAAAAATGAGATACCTGATGTTAAAGATGGTTTCCGCATTAACAATGCAGGCGAAACCCCAATAAAATATAAAGATCAGGTATTCCTGGAAAAACAGCTTGCTTTTACCGATCCTGCATTTTTTTCGATGCTCGATTTTCATCTTATCGATGGCAACGCTAAGAAACCTTTCCCCGATAATAATTCGGTAGTGATTACCCAATCCACAGCCAAAAAGTATTTCGGCAATGCAGAGCCGGTTGGCAAAGTAATTACGATTGATAAATTCAGTTTTACTGTAACGGGTATTATTAAAGATGGGCCCACCAATTCGAGCTTTAATTATAAGTTATTAGCACCGATTGGCTTTTATAACCATATTGTTTATGTAGCACATACCACAGCCTATAATGATGTACGCGTACCTTCTATGGATGCCGACTGGGGTCAATTTAATTTCGAAACTTACTTGCTTTTAAAACCCGGTGCCGATATACACCTGTTGGAGAAAAATTTACAGCGCATCCACGAACGCCAGAAACCTGACGACGCACCTGTACCCTACCTTGCCCAGCCCCTGTTACAAATGCACCTGTACAAAGCCGATGGTACGGATAATGGTATTAGCACAGTCAGGATATTTGCATTGGTGGCCCTGCTAATCCTTATTGTAGCCAGTATAAATTACGTTAACCTATCAACAGCACGGTCTATACTGCGCGCTAAAGAAGTAAGCATGCGTAAAATTATTGGCGCAAGCAAAATGCAGTTGTTTATGCAGTTTATTGTGGAAACAACGTTGCTGTTTATGATGGCATCTATACTGGCTATCACTATTATGTATCTGTTGCTGCCCGCATTTAATGATTTTTCGGGCAAACAGCTAACACTCAACATCAGCAATTATCATATCTGGGAATGCATAGGTACCGCGCTTATTGCAACATTGGCGGCTTCAAGTATATATCCGGCCCTGTTACTTTCATCATTCGAACCATTAAAGGCATTGAAAGGCAAGATTACAGCAAGCATAAGCAATGTTGGTTTTAGGCGGGTACTGGTTATAGTGCAATTCACCGTATCCATTGTGCTCATTATCGGTACGCTGATTATTGGCAATCAGCTCAAATATATTCGTAACAAAAATTTGGGCTATGATAAAGAAAACACGCTCTCATTTAATATCCGTGAAGATATGGTTAAACATTACGATGCCATACGTGCCGACCTGCTTAAACAACCTGGTGTACTTGCGGTAGCACGGTCGGGAAATAATATTGTGCATTATGATAGCTGGACCGGAGATAATGATTGGGAGGGCAAACCGGTTAATTCAAACCTGTTATTTCACCCGGTGGTAACCGACCAAAATTTTATACCATTTTTTAAAATGAAAATCGCTTCCGGCCGCAACTTTAGCGGTTTGGCGGCAGATTCAATGAACTATATTATAAACGAGGCCGCCGCAAAAGCAATGGGATTGAAGGATCCTGTTGGTAAACAGATGCGCGTTTGGAAAAATAAAGGCACCATAATTGGCGTAGTAAAAGACTTCCATTTTAACAGCCTGCGCCAAAAAATTGAACCGCTTGTAATGTTATATGATCCCAAACAAGCCTGGCGGGTTTATATTAAAACCACCGGTAAAGATGCTTCTAATGCCATCATAGCAGCCCAAAAAATCTGGAAAAAATATAATACCCAGCAAGTCCCTATAAGCTATGCTTTTTTAGATGATGATTATAATAAGCTGTATAATACCGAGCAGCATACGGCTTCTTTGTTCAACTTGTTCTCGGCTATCACCATCACCTTGTCGTGCCTTGGCTTGTTCGGTTTGGCTACTTATACGGCACAGGTAAAAACACGGGAAATTGGCATCCGCAAGGTATTTGGCGCCAGTATCGTGCGTATTGTGGCCTTATTGGCTACCGAGTTTATGCTGCTGGTAGTAATTGCCCTGTTTATTGCTGTGCCGGTATCGTGGTATGCCATGAACAAATGGTTGTTGGATTTTGCCTATCGTACCAACATACAATGGTGGCTGTTTGCGGTTGCAGGGGTTGGCGCTATTGCCATTGCGTTTATTACCATCAGCGTTCAATCTATCAAGGCGGCGCTGGCAAATCCAACCAAAAGTTTAAGGAACGAGTAA
- a CDS encoding VOC family protein — MKISIISIPVTDQSRAKEFYIKLGFQVLVDAPMGGDQRWVQLALPGTEGSIALVTWFESMIPGSIRGLVITVDDIEQKIKELNVGGIEVEPIEKLPWGRFAAVEDPDGNRLSLHQE; from the coding sequence ATGAAAATCTCAATCATCTCTATCCCGGTTACCGATCAGTCGCGCGCCAAAGAATTTTATATAAAGCTTGGCTTCCAGGTACTTGTTGATGCCCCTATGGGCGGCGACCAACGCTGGGTACAATTAGCCCTGCCCGGTACCGAAGGTAGTATTGCGCTTGTTACCTGGTTCGAATCTATGATTCCGGGCAGCATCAGAGGTTTGGTGATCACAGTAGATGATATCGAACAAAAAATTAAAGAGCTTAACGTTGGTGGTATTGAGGTAGAACCTATCGAAAAATTGCCATGGGGCAGGTTTGCCGCAGTGGAAGATCCGGATGGTAATAGGTTGAGTTTGCATCAGGAGTAA
- a CDS encoding ABC transporter permease, with translation MLSNFFKTAWRNITRQKSYTLINIIGLGSGIAVCLLIFVLIQFHSSFDSFHTKKDRIYRLLTEYHHADTKDVFYGSGISAPIPQGLRIDMPSVQEIAPVFNNFDDQIQVLNAAGQTDKKFKETSGIFATTPAFFKIFDFPLVAGTTASLKYPNTAIISQETAEKYFGNWQNAMGKTMKWNNTDLVKITGILAPIPKNSDFQLKVVMSVGTGYTAKYMQSKDWNSTSTNFGCYVLLPPNVTGAYLTSRLRALVKKNHTDGITDSEVAQPLKDVHFDTQSGNYSGKSISPQMIRMLWLIASFILIIACVNFINLATAQAVNRAKEVGIRKVLGGNRGQLQIQFLTETLVIVLASVIVSLGISAIAIPFIGRVLELPLTAGLLLQFKVAAFLIAATICVTLIAGFYPSIVLSGFNPINALKSKLAVKTAKGISLRRGLVVFQFIIAQGLIICTLIIVKQMHYFSSTSMGFAKDAIVNVPFPQDSASVSKLTYLRQKVGGLKGVEKMSISSDLPASENTNWGMFNFDHALKQTDFYSIFKLVDNQYLDTYQIKLVAGRDLMASDTLKEFLINEALVQKLGLHHPEDALNKEIKLGEHAKGIVVGVIKNFHNRSFKNETAPMLMTTMKPKWGYHLTNIKLSANSIATTLPALEKIWGEVYPDYTFEYHFVDEQMAQFYKQENQLASIYTWFAAVAILLSCLGLYGLASFMAVQRIKEVGIRKVLGASVSGIVFLFSKEFVMLIVIGFVIASPITWYLMQKWLQDYTYRINIRWDIFVLSGGMAVFIALATVSFQLIKAALANPVKSLRSE, from the coding sequence ATGCTGTCAAATTTCTTTAAAACCGCCTGGCGAAACATCACCCGCCAAAAATCATATACGCTTATTAACATTATTGGCCTTGGTTCGGGCATAGCAGTTTGTTTGCTCATTTTTGTGCTCATACAATTCCATAGCAGTTTCGATAGTTTCCATACAAAAAAAGACCGCATCTATCGCCTGTTAACCGAATATCATCACGCAGATACCAAGGATGTATTTTACGGGTCGGGCATCTCGGCTCCTATACCGCAGGGGTTGCGTATAGATATGCCATCGGTACAAGAAATCGCCCCGGTTTTTAACAATTTTGACGACCAGATCCAGGTGCTTAACGCAGCCGGGCAAACAGATAAAAAGTTTAAAGAAACCAGCGGCATCTTTGCCACAACACCAGCATTTTTCAAAATATTCGATTTCCCGTTGGTAGCGGGCACCACGGCATCTCTGAAATATCCCAACACAGCCATCATCAGCCAGGAAACAGCCGAAAAATACTTTGGCAACTGGCAAAACGCGATGGGCAAAACCATGAAGTGGAATAATACCGATCTTGTAAAAATAACAGGTATACTGGCCCCTATCCCCAAAAATTCAGATTTTCAGCTTAAAGTAGTAATGTCGGTTGGTACGGGTTATACAGCTAAGTATATGCAATCTAAAGACTGGAACAGCACCAGTACTAATTTTGGCTGCTATGTTTTGTTGCCGCCTAATGTAACTGGGGCTTACCTTACATCGCGCTTGCGTGCCCTGGTTAAAAAGAACCATACAGATGGCATAACCGATAGTGAAGTTGCACAACCGTTAAAAGATGTTCATTTCGATACGCAATCGGGCAATTACTCGGGCAAATCAATCAGCCCGCAAATGATCCGGATGCTTTGGCTTATTGCATCCTTTATCCTCATTATAGCCTGTGTAAACTTCATTAACCTGGCAACAGCACAGGCCGTAAACCGTGCTAAAGAAGTAGGTATCCGTAAGGTGCTGGGTGGTAACCGTGGCCAATTGCAAATCCAGTTTTTGACGGAGACTTTGGTTATTGTGCTGGCATCTGTAATTGTATCACTGGGCATTAGCGCCATTGCTATTCCGTTTATTGGCCGGGTATTGGAGTTACCTTTAACAGCAGGTTTATTACTCCAGTTTAAAGTAGCGGCATTTTTAATCGCTGCTACCATTTGTGTAACGCTGATTGCAGGCTTTTATCCATCTATCGTTTTATCAGGCTTTAACCCTATCAATGCGCTTAAAAGCAAGCTGGCCGTTAAAACGGCAAAAGGTATTTCGTTGCGACGCGGGCTGGTAGTATTTCAGTTTATTATTGCACAGGGGCTTATTATTTGTACCCTTATCATAGTTAAACAGATGCATTATTTTAGCAGCACCAGCATGGGCTTTGCTAAAGATGCCATTGTAAACGTGCCTTTCCCGCAGGATAGTGCCTCGGTAAGTAAACTAACCTATCTGCGGCAAAAAGTAGGCGGCTTAAAAGGCGTCGAGAAAATGAGTATCAGCTCAGATCTCCCGGCCAGCGAGAACACCAATTGGGGCATGTTTAATTTCGATCATGCTTTAAAACAAACCGATTTCTATTCGATATTCAAACTGGTTGATAACCAATACCTCGACACTTACCAGATCAAACTGGTGGCAGGCAGAGATTTAATGGCTTCAGACACCCTGAAAGAATTTTTGATTAACGAAGCATTAGTGCAAAAATTAGGGCTTCATCATCCCGAAGATGCCTTAAACAAGGAAATTAAACTGGGCGAACATGCTAAAGGCATCGTTGTAGGCGTGATTAAAAACTTCCACAACCGTTCGTTTAAAAATGAAACTGCGCCAATGCTGATGACCACCATGAAACCAAAATGGGGTTATCATCTGACTAATATTAAACTTTCGGCAAACAGCATTGCCACTACCCTGCCTGCATTAGAAAAAATATGGGGCGAGGTATATCCTGATTACACTTTCGAGTACCATTTTGTAGATGAGCAAATGGCCCAGTTTTACAAACAGGAAAACCAGCTGGCCAGTATTTATACCTGGTTTGCAGCAGTTGCCATCTTATTAAGCTGTCTCGGCTTGTACGGACTGGCTTCTTTTATGGCTGTACAGCGGATCAAAGAAGTGGGTATCCGCAAGGTGTTGGGCGCTTCGGTATCGGGCATTGTGTTCCTGTTCTCTAAAGAGTTTGTGATGCTGATTGTGATTGGCTTTGTAATAGCATCACCTATTACATGGTACCTGATGCAAAAATGGCTGCAGGATTATACTTACCGCATCAACATCCGCTGGGACATATTTGTGTTATCGGGCGGTATGGCCGTGTTTATTGCGCTGGCTACGGTGAGTTTCCAGCTGATTAAAGCTGCACTGGCTAACCCGGTTAAGAGCCTGAGGAGCGAGTAA